One genomic window of Halorhabdus sp. CBA1104 includes the following:
- the gatC gene encoding Asp-tRNA(Asn)/Glu-tRNA(Gln) amidotransferase subunit GatC, translating into MSESVVDPEEVEHVADLARVNLDPEERERFTEQFADILSYFETLDDVPEVEPSAELTNVMRPDEVTESLDRDAALENAPDSEDGFFKGPNVS; encoded by the coding sequence ATGAGCGAATCGGTCGTCGATCCCGAGGAGGTCGAGCACGTCGCGGATCTCGCGCGGGTGAATCTGGACCCGGAGGAGCGCGAGCGATTCACCGAGCAATTTGCAGACATTCTCTCGTACTTCGAGACGCTCGATGACGTCCCCGAAGTCGAACCGAGCGCGGAGCTGACCAACGTCATGCGTCCCGACGAAGTAACCGAGAGTCTCGACCGCGATGCAGCGCTGGAAAACGCACCTGACAGCGAAGACGGCTTCTTCAAAGGGCCAAACGTCTCATGA